Genomic window (Chitinophagales bacterium):
TTTTAAATTGTGTTGTATTTTTTTGTTGCTTCCATCTAGCAATAATGCTTTTTCATAAAATAAAATAGCATTTGGATATTGTTTAAGCTGAAAATAAGTATTGCCTAAATTGTAGTACAACGATGCATCTTTTATTGGTTGATTAACTAAAGCAATATAAGTATTTACTGCTTCGGTGTATTGTTTGTTTTTATAATAGGTATTGGCTCTTTCAAAGTTTTCATCAACAGTAGTTGCTAAGCAAATATTGTTTGCCAATAAAATGAATAATATTATATATGTTATTTTATTTTTCATTATTTTTATTAATCATTAAATCAACATCAGTTATCCAATTAATAGCTGTATTATAAGTCTGTTGCATGGTGTCTTGTTTGCCTTGCGATGCAAATAATGCTTCTTCGCAATTGTTTAGCATTACAATTAATTCATCTATTTTATTTTGTTGAATATTTTTATTTGTTAACTGTACAGCCATATTTTCTTTAGATAAATCGGTAGTGGTAATGTGCAATTTATCAGAAACATATTGCCACAATGCCCTAATGACTTCGTTATAAAATGGTTTTTCTTGATTGCTTTTCATGAGTGTATTAGCATATTTCAATCGTTTTAAAGCCATTTTGTTCGCTTTGCTTCTTCGTTTGCCTAATAACTCTGCATCAGAATAATCTCTTTGTCTGAAGAAAAATGCCAATAAAAATAATACACTTGAAATACCAATTGTTCCATAAAATATATTACTATTATATAATTTTGATTGGTGATTCAACTCTTTTTCTATGTTTTGTAGTTCATTTTGTTTTAGTTCTTCTTTTTCTCTTTTCTTAAAGTTTAACAAATTAACCGATGGTTTTGCTTTTCCAGTAACTTCAATTTCTGTTTCTGGTAAATTAAACGAAACATATTTTCCTTGCTCTGGATTAAAATAACCAAACTCGTAAGCAGGCATTTTAAAAGTTCCACCATCTTGTGGAATTAAAGTGTATTCAAAAGTTTTGCTTCCATCTACAACTGCACCTTTGTTGTCGTAGTTGTCTATTGTTTTTGGAGGATATGCTTCAAAGTCATCAGGAAAAATAAGCTTTGGTGCTGTAATGAGTTTAAGATTTCCTGTTCCTGTATAAGTTAAGTTAAGTTGTATTGGCTCGCCAACTTTTACTTTGGTTTTATCGTAATTGGCTTTGAACGAAAAATTGCCTACTGCTCCACTAAAATTTTTAGGTGCTGGTTGTGGCAATGGCAATACAT
Coding sequences:
- a CDS encoding protein BatD — protein: MKYIKQYIIFLLFIIAAQSSFAQKFYIQLSDKEVPLNYTVDVTFTVENGNLENFTPPKFSRFDAYGPMQSNQTNIINGNVSRSVSLTYTLQPKSKGTFTIPEASAIINGKKYITKSFTIKVIDEAKQPQHQQQQNAWPFPDPFSNQGKKSKPKSSDQLKADIAKNFFVKVTANKSTVYEGDQLTLIYKIYYRIQAQGLYVTKAPSYNNFLSEEFDVDLNKEPEIESYNGQKYYTNEFRRVVLFPQKAGKVSIEPMEFQSVVMVEMPDPYFDNPFFTIPQPYEYKFKCNDLNINVLPLPQPAPKNFSGAVGNFSFKANYDKTKVKVGEPIQLNLTYTGTGNLKLITAPKLIFPDDFEAYPPKTIDNYDNKGAVVDGSKTFEYTLIPQDGGTFKMPAYEFGYFNPEQGKYVSFNLPETEIEVTGKAKPSVNLLNFKKREKEELKQNELQNIEKELNHQSKLYNSNIFYGTIGISSVLFLLAFFFRQRDYSDAELLGKRRSKANKMALKRLKYANTLMKSNQEKPFYNEVIRALWQYVSDKLHITTTDLSKENMAVQLTNKNIQQNKIDELIVMLNNCEEALFASQGKQDTMQQTYNTAINWITDVDLMINKNNEK